The following are encoded together in the Zingiber officinale cultivar Zhangliang chromosome 8A, Zo_v1.1, whole genome shotgun sequence genome:
- the LOC122010992 gene encoding zinc finger MYM-type protein 1-like, giving the protein MASNPKHLSGYQKRKRKQKEEALIQSQAGDIDKYFSSNKRMMVEETIDNPTNVEQENESNIHVEELDQSLDIELIQTLNVNESNDEDDVDVVNNQSENQETLFPLNVDDPANWDKIDQNIRDFLVERGSSRVDGVLFPKDNNGRHFDASHYKRLLPNGEKKDRKWLVYSISSDKVFCFCCKLFKTQSTMYKIGQLANEGYKDWHNLSRSLKNHEASKEHIDCMINWIELEKRLEKNKTIDDSIQVEINKEKEHWRQLLKRIIAIVHRLAKNNLAFRGDYEKIYAENNGNFLQMIEMIAEFDPIMKEHIRRIQSSETHYTYLGPKIQNELIQMLAHEVKKSIIAKVKKAKYYAVILDCTPDAGHEEQMSLVIRCVDDSATSAVIEEYWVEFLKVDDTSGLGLFTELKTVLKNLGLNLDDIRGQGYDNGSNMKGKHNGVQRRLLDINPRAFYTPCGCHSLNLALCDIANCCPQAMSFFGVIQRIYKLFSSSTKRWKIFKHHMEGLTLKPLSQTRWESHVESVRPIKEQISKIRDALLDLADMGDDPTGKSEAESLATHDLENFEFLVGLVIWYKLLHSVNIVSKILQAEDVDIDVAIKHIKGLMLNFEEYREHGFEKAVNEAKQMANELGIEASFKEKRYSSLQSRFEQFKKYEETFGFLFSLEKLKCVDDDNLLRSCENLEQCLKHNDNSDIDGHELFMELTLLKYSLPTEAKRAIDVLNHLKDVDGCYPNAYIAYRILLTIPVTVATAERSFSKLKLIKNYLRSTMSQERLNGLAMLSIEKKIVEYLDYSCLIDIFASKTTKRVIFK; this is encoded by the exons ATGGCTTCCAATCCCAAACATCTATCTGGCTatcagaaaagaaagagaaagcaaAAGGAAGAAGCATTAATTCAAAGTCAAGCAGGAgatattgataaatatttttctaGTAACAAGAGAATGATGGTAGAAGAAACAATTGATAATCCAACGAATGTGGAACAAGAGAATGAAAGCAACATTCATGTTGAAGAACTTGATCAATCTTTGGATATAGAATTGATTCAAACCCTCAATGTAAATGAATCGAATGATGAAGATGATGTGGATGTGGTTAATAATCAATCTGAAAATCAAGAGACTTTGTTTCCACTTAATGTTGATGATCCAGCAAATTGGGATAAGATTGATCAAAATATTCGGGATTTTTTAGTTGAAAGGGGTTCAAGTAGAGTTGATGGTGTTTTGTTTCCTAAGGACAATAATGGTAGGCATTTTGATGCATCACATTACAAGAGATTACTACCTAATGGCGAAAAAAAAGATAGAAAGTGGCTTGTGTATTCAATTTCTTCCGACAAAGTATTTTGCTTCTGTTGCAAATTATTCAAAACTCAAAGTACCATGTACAAAATTGGTCAATTGGCTAATGAAGGGTACAAAGATTGGCATAACTTGAGTCGTAGTCTGAAAAATCATGAAGCAAGTAAGGAACATATTGATTGTATGATTAATTGGATTGAATTGGAGAAAAGGTTGGAAAAAAATAAGACAATTGATGATAGTATACAAGTAGAAATCAACAAAGAGAAGGAGCATTGGAGACAACTATTAAAGAGGATAATTGCTATTGTGCATAGATTGGCAAAAAACAACTTGGCATTTCGAGGAGATTATGAGAAAATTTATGCTGAAAACAATGGCAATTTTTTGCAAATGATTGAAATGATAGCAGAGTTTGATCCAATAATGAAAGAACACATTCGTCGGATACAATCAAGTGAAACTCATTATACATATCTTGGTCCTAAAATCCAAAATGAGTTGATACAGATGTTGGCACATGAAGTGAAAAAATCAATCATTGCAAAAGTTAAAAAGGCCAAATATTATGCAGTTATACTAGATTGTACTCCAGATGCAGGTCATGAGGAACAAATGTCCCTTGTAATACGTTGTGTGGATGATTCAGCAACCTCTGCAGTGATAGAAGAATATTGGGTTGAATTTTTGAAGGTAGATGATACATCAGGACTTGGACTTTTTACTGAGTTAAAAACTGTGTTGAAAAATCTTGGACTTAATCTTGATGATATAAGAGGCCAAGGATATGACAACGGAtcaaatatgaaaggaaaacataaTGGAGTGCAGAGAAGATTATTAGATATTAACCCTAGAGCTTTCTATACTCCTTGTGGATGTCACagcctaaatttggcattatGTGATATTGCGAATTGTTGTCCTCAAGCTATGTCATTTTTTGGAGTAATACAACGGATATATAAATTGTTCTCATCTTCTACCAAGCGATGGaaaattttcaaacatcacaTGGAAGGTTTAACACTTAAGCCATTGTCACAAACCCGTTGGGAAAGTCACGTTGAAAGTGTGAGACCAATAAAAGAACAAATTTCAAAGATAAGAGATGCTTTACTTGACTTAGCAGACATGGGTGATGATCCAACAGGAAAGAGTGAGGCTGAGTCTTTAGCAACACATgatcttgaaaattttgaattcttggTTGGTTTGGTAATTTGGTATAAGTTGTTGCATTCAGTAAATATTGTAAGCAAGATTCTCCAAGCTGAAGATGTAGATATTGATGTTGCTATTAAACATATAAAGGGTCTTATGTTGAATTTTGAAGAATATAGAGAACATGGATTTGAAAAGGCTGTTAATGAAGCTAAACAAATGGCAAATGAATTGGGAATTGAAGCTTCATTCAAGGAAAAAC GGTATTCTTCTCTACAAAGCCGGtttgaacaatttaaaaaatatgaagaaaCTTTTGGGTTTTTATTCAGTTTGGAGAAATTAAAGTGTGTTGATGATGATAATTTGTTAAGATCTTGTGAAAATCTTGAACAATGTTTAAAGCATAATGACAATTCTGATATTGATGGACATGAGTTATTCATGGAGTTAACTCTTTTGAAGTATTCTTTACCAACAGAAGCAAAAAGAGCAATAGACGTGTTGAATCATCTCAAAGATGTGGATGGTTGTTATCCGAATGCTTATATTGCTTACAGAATTTTGTTGACTATACCAGTTACAGTTGCAACTGCCGAAAGAAGTTTCTCGAAGTTGAAATTGATCAAAAATTATCTTCGATCAACTATGTCACAAGAAAGATTGAACGGGCTGGCCATGCTGTCAATTGAGAAGAAAATTGTGGAATATCTTGATTACTCatgcttaattgatatttttgcATCAAAAACGACAAAACGTGTTATATTTAAGTGA